A genomic region of Alnus glutinosa chromosome 11, dhAlnGlut1.1, whole genome shotgun sequence contains the following coding sequences:
- the LOC133881603 gene encoding glycoprotein 3-alpha-L-fucosyltransferase A: MGVLSNLRGSKTGAATTAQESLPMSNGFSSTPKKKWSNLMPLLVAVVVVAEIILLGRLDMAKNAALVDSWADLFYRSPPQDDLPLESLASDRVSEPESCEEWLEREDAVVYSRDFGKDPILVSGAEKEWNSCSVGCQFGFNPSKAPDAAFGLAQTAGTACVHRSMESSQYYSENNIALARRRGYNIVMTTSLSSDVPVGYFSWAEYDIMAPVQPKTENALAAAFISNCGARNFRLQALEALEKTKIKIDSYGGCHRNRDGRVDKVETLKRYKFSLAFENSNEEDYVTEKFFQSLVAGSVPVVVGAPNILDFAPSPSSLLHIREIGDVESVAKTMKHLAENPEAYNQSLRWKYEGPSDSFKALVDMAAVHSSCRLCIHLATMIREKEEKSPGFKKRPCKCTRGSETVYHLYVRERGRFEMESIFLRSGNVTLEALESAVLSKFNSLKHVPIWKAERPESIRGGDELKIHRIYPAGMTQRQALYTFRFEGNADFRSHVESNPCAKFEAIFV; the protein is encoded by the exons ATGGGTGTTTTGTCAAATCTAAGGGGGTCAAAAACGGGGGCGGCGACGACGGCCCAAGAGAGCTTGCCCATGTCTAATGGGTTTTCGTCGACGCCCAAGAAGAAGTGGTCCAATCTGATGCCTCTACTGGTGGCCGTTGTGGTCGTGGCAGAGATCATCTTACTGGGTCGGCTCGACATGGCCAAGAACGCCGCGCTGGTCGATTCTTGGGCCGACTTGTTCTACCGGTCGCCGCCGCAGGACGATTTACCGTTGGAGTCGTTGGCTAGCGATCGGGTTTCGGAACCGGAGAGTTGCGAGGAGTGGTTGGAAAGAGAGGACGCTGTGGTTTATTCTAGGGACTTTGGAAAAGATCCCATCTTGGTTTCTGGTGCTGAAAAG GAGTGGAATTCTTGTTCTGTTGGGTGTCAGTTTGGATTTAATCCCAGCAAGGCTCCTGATGCTGCATTTGGTTTAGCTCAAACAGCTGGAACAGCTTGTGTTCACCGATCAATGGAATCATCTCAGTACTACTCAGAGAATAATATTGCTTTGGCACGACG GAGGGGATATAATATTGTGATGACAACTAGTCTTTCATCAGACGTTCCTGTTGGATATTTTTCCTGGGCTGAGTATGACATCATGGCACCAGTGCAGCCAAAGACAGAGAATGCCCTTGCTGCTGCTTTCATTTCAAACTGTGGTGCTCGCAATTTCCGATTGCAAGCTCTTGAAGCACTTGAAAAGACTAAAATCAAGATAGATTCTTATGGTGGTTGCCATAGAAATCGCGATGGAAGAG TGGACAAAGTAGAAACTCTGAAACGCTATAAATTTAGTTTGGCTTTTGAGAATTCCAATGAGGAGGATTATGTCACTGAAAAATTCTTCCAGTCTCTTGTTGCTG GTTCTGTCCCTGTGGTGGTTGGTGCTCCGAATATTCTAGATTTTGCTCCTTCTCCTAGTTCACTTCTACATATCAGGGAGATTGGAGATGTTGAGTCAGTTGCCAAGACCATGAAACACCTTGCAGAAAATCCCGAGGCTTACAATCAGTCATTGAG GTGGAAGTATGAGGGCCCGTCTGATTCTTTCAAAGCGCTTGTGGATATGGCAGCAGTACACTCATCATGCCGCCTTTGCATTCACCTTGCAACAATGAttcgagagaaagaagaaaagagcccAGGGTTCAAGAAACGCCCCTGCAAGTGCACCAGAGGCTCAGAAACTGTGTATCATCTTTATGTAAGAGAAAGGGGGAGGTTTGAGATGGAGTCCATTTTTCTAAG GTCTGGGAATGTAACTCTGGAGGCCTTGGAGTCTGCGGTGCTCTCAAAGTTTAACTCGCTGAAACACGTACCGATTTGGAAGGCGGAAAGACCTGAAAGCATCAGAGGGGGGGATGAACTAAAAATTCATAGAATATATCCTGCCGGCATGACACAGAGGCAAGCTTTGTATACCTTTAGATTCGAAGGGAATGCTGATTTTAGAAGCCATGTAGAAAGCAATCCTTGTGCAAAGTTTGAAGCCATATTTGTGTAG
- the LOC133881602 gene encoding probable receptor-like protein kinase At1g49730: MEKRLRVSVWGIFPRTVKTHSHCLHTLSFSLYRSLSLWGQLYFFVSVMGMFATPFLLGLLAFLGMQLPVIMADCPLDLSGSNFTMVASICSTKDDRGKCCRYINAFVAVSIARYANATGNLGVAANTSEICLHSISKTLELYGVTPNATVFCGFGTKVLVNYECEGRTTVTQMLESPTFVDVTANCKMPLSEDSNCRKCLNASITYLHHQIGTEDNMTLSTCRDATFVAIASQVDGNSSLETASCFFGVQGISPLPVSEPAPSLRPEASPSPLVAESPKQLMLGIPSNKNHHPYRLKLIPGVGIAVTAVAVMMLVVLVFLIRRKSRELEDSENMDKTSSKAFPPRPMRKFQEGPSSMFRKFTYKEIKKATDSFNTVIGQGGFGTVYKAQFSDGLVAAVKRMNRISEQGEDDFCREIELLARLHHRHLVSLRGFCIAKHERFLMYEYMANGSLKDHLHAPGRTPLSWQTRMQIAIDVANALEYLHFYCNPPLCHRDIKSSNILLDENFVAKIADFGLAHASKDGSICFEPVNTVIRGTPGYMDPEYVVSQELTKKSDVYSYGVLLLEIVTARRAIQDNKHLVEWSQIYMESRLPELVDPSIRDFCDFDQLQTVVSIVRWCTQREGRARPSIKQVLRLLYESSDPMQNSLLDALADEDYEGIGGRGRTSKGKMHRHDAIFHNGDGRYLASSSSTSRSYCSRSFLLETGSPQSPPNILSL; the protein is encoded by the exons ATGGAGAAAAGACTGAGAGTGAGTGTGTGGGGCATTTTTCCACGAACAGTCAAAACCCACTCTCATTGTCTTCAcacactctctttctctctctatcgctctctgtctctgtgGGGGCAACTTTACTTCTTCGTCTCGGTCATGGGAATGTTCGCGACGCCCTTTTTGCTGGGTTTGCTGGCGTTTCTTGGAATGCAGCTCCCTGTAATAATGGCGG ATTGCCCCTTAGATCTGAGCGGATCTAATTTCACCATGGTCGCCTCAATCTGCTCCACAAAAGATGACAGAGGAAAGTGTTGCCGCTACATTAATGCTTTTGTTGCAGTTTCTATTGCTCGCTATGCAAATGCCACAGGCAACCTAGGGGTTGCTGCAAATACGTCTGAAATCTGCCTGCATTCCATATCAAAAACCTTGGAACTGTATGGAGTTACACCAAATGCAACGGTGTTTTGTGGGTTTGGAACAAAAGTTCTAGTTAATTATGAGTGTGAAGGTCGGACAACTGTCACCCAGATGCTGGAGTCTCCAACATTTGTGGATGTCACTGCAAATTGCAAAATGCCACTTTCAGAGGATAGTAATTGCAGGAAATGTTTAAATGCTAGCATCACATACCTTCATCATCAGATAGGAACTGAAGATAATATGACACTGAGTACGTGCCGCGATGCAACTTTTGTTGCAATTGCAAGCCAAGTTGATGGCAATTCATCTCTCGAAACTGCTAGCTGTTTCTTTGGAGTTCAAGGGATCAGCCCACTTCCGG TTTCAGAGCCGGCCCCATCTTTGCGGCCTGAGGCTTCTCCAAGTCCATTGGTTGCTGAGAGCCCAAAACAACTAATGTTGGGTATaccctcaaataaaaatcaccaTCCCTATCGCCTGAAATTGATTCCAGGTGTCGGGATTGCTGTTACAGCAGTTGCTGTTATGATGCTGGTAGTCTTGGTATTTCTTATTCGTAGGAAAAGCAGAGAGCTGGAGGATTCTGAAAATATGGATAAGACATCTTCAAAAGCTTTTCCTCCTCGGCCTATGCGAAAATTTCAGGAAG GTCCTTCATCTATGTTCCGAAAATTCACCTATAAGGAGATAAAGAAGGCAACTGACAGTTTCAACACTGTCATTGGGCAAGGAGGATTTGGGACAGTGTACAAGGCTCAATTTAGTGATGGCTTAGTGGCAGCAGTAAAACGTATGAACAGAATTTCAGAGCAGGGGGAGGATGATTTCTGCAGAGAGATTGAGCTTCTTGCTAGACTGCATCATCGGCACCTTGTTTCTCTAAGGGGCTTTTGCATTGCAAAACATGAGAG GTTTCTCATGTATGAGTATATGGCAAATGGAAGCTTAAAGGATCATCTTCATG CTCCTGGCAGAACTCCTCTCAGTTGGCAGACTAGAATGCAGATTGCGATAGACGTGGCTAATGCTCTG GAGTACCTCCATTTCTATTGTAATCCTCCTCTGTGCCACAGAGATATTAAGTCCAGCAACATTTTACTGGACGAGAACTTCGTGGCTAAG ATTGCAGATTTTGGCCTTGCACATGCTTCAAAAGATGGTTCTATTTGTTTTGAACCAGTAAATACTGTTATCCGGGGGACTCCAG GTTATATGGATCCTGAATATGTTGTCTCACAAGAACTCACTAAGAAAAGCGATGTTTACAGCTATGGCGTGCTACTGTTGGAGATAGTGACTGCAAGACGAGCAATACAAGACAACAAGCATCTAGTGGAATGGTCCCAAATTTACATGGAATCAAGGCTACCTGAGCTCGTGGATCCTAGTATCAGGGATTTTTGTGACTTTGACCAACTTCAAACAGTAGTCTCTATTGTGAGATGGTGTACCCAGAGAGAAGGCCGAGCTCGGCCTTCGATTAAGCAGGTTCTTAGGCTTCTATATGAGAGTTCTGACCCAATGCAAAACAGCCTTTTAGACGCATTGGCAGATGAAGATTATGAAGGAATTGGAGGGAGAGGAAGGACAAGCAAAGGGAAaatgcataggcatgatgcaaTCTTTCACAATGGAGATGGAAGATATCTTGCTTCTTCCTCAAGTACATCTAGGTCATATTGTAGTAGGAGCTTTTTACTTGAAACTGGCTCTCCACAGTCTCCGCCCAATATACTTTCTCTTTGA